DNA sequence from the Terriglobia bacterium genome:
TCCACGATCGTGGACACCGATTCCAATCATCGGGAAAAAGTGTCCACGATCGCGTCGGAATCGCTGTCCACGATCAATCGGAATGACTGTCCACGATCGATTGGAATGGGTGTCCACGATGGGTCGGAATATGCAGCCATCCCTGTGTTAAACGGTTTACATCACGATTACCGGCTCGCCGCGTAGTTGCCGTCGCCTGCATTCTGATACCGAGAAATCTCCCGCCACAGGTGTTTCAATTGATGGGATGAAGCGCACGCCCTGAGAAATGGGGGAATATCGAAGTCCATGCGGGGCTGGAACGAGAGAAAAAACGCTACTCGAACTGGGCGGCTCCTTAGAGTGCCGAGGCTATTTCGGATTTTTCGCGGACGACGACCCCGCTTGTCCGTTGATATTGACCTGAATTACATCGGATCGAAAGATCGTGAGATCATGCTCAGCGAGCGGCCGAAAGTCGAGCAAGCGGTTCAGGCCGTTTGCGGACGACTCGGTATCCAAGTCAAGCGCGCTCCGAGCGAGCATGCGGGCGGCAAATGGCTCCTGACCTATATGAGCGCATGGGGACGCCCGGGCACGCTTGAACTCGATATCAACTACCTGTTGCGCACTCCGCTCTGGCCGCCCGTGCTAATGGACTCGCATCCCATCGGTTCCTTGCGCGCGAAGAAGGTGCCGTTGATGGATGTGCATGAACTGGCGGCCGGCAAGCTCGCAGCACTTTTCGACAGGAGCGCTCCTCGAGATCTGTTCGATGCGTGCCAACTTTTGCGGGAGGTTCAGTTCGAGAAGGCGCGGCTTCGACTTGCTTTTGTTGTATATGGAGGGACAAGCCGCCGGGATTGGCGCAACGTTTCGGTCGATGATGTCCGCGCGGACGGCAATGCGGTCGCGCAGCAGCTTCTCCCCATGCTTCAATCCGTGCAGGCCCCAAACCGCAGCGATATCCGCCCGTGGACCCAGAATCTCGTGCTGGAGTGTCGCGGCCTCTTGTCCGCGATCCTGCCGCAGACCAGCCATGAGACGGACTTTCTTACGACTCTAAACGACAAAGGCGAAATCGTATCGGAGTTGTTAACGGAAGATCCTAACTTGCAGGCGATTATTCGTTCTCACCCGGGTCTGTTATGGAAGGCCCAGAATGTTCGCGAGTATATCCGGCGCGGCAGTCACGATTAGGATTCCCTGCCCTGACAATATCGGAAACAAGACTCCCATCGCTACCAGATCTTATCAAATTGGGATTGCCTGAGTGCGCACGTCATTATCGCTTGCGGCGGGCGCTGCGGCGGACGATTTCGAGCAGGACGCCCTGGATGGTGATCCGGCTCGCGTGGAATTTGCGGGGCGCGTGGTGTTTGGTTTCGATCGGCGTAAGGGTGATTTCGTCGCCCTGGCGGGAATAGACTTTGAGGGTGCTCTCGCTTCCGTAGATGAGCGCGGCCACGACGTCGCTGGGATTGCGATGCGAAGAGCGGCACGCAAAGAATCTATCATTTGTCATTCGTCAATGGTCATTTGTCATCTGTCCGCTGTGAGCCTCTCGCCTGTGCGGTTCTGATCGAGGCACTGAGCATACGGGCAAGCTCGCGATTCTCGTTGGCAAGGCCGGTCACCAGTGTCTCCGATGCCATACGAGCCTTGAGGATAATGAGCAGCCAGATCCCGGTTTCATTGAGCTCTTTCACAGCGATGCGAAGTTCGTGAACGAAATCCGCTCGACTCTCAGCACCTCGCGCCTCTGCGTAGTTCGGAGCCGGAGAAGTACCCGAGCGCAGAACCTGCCCGGCAATATGCCGTCCTGCGGTCGTTTTTGGCAGTGGGGTGACTAGGTCGATGATCCTTACTGCAAACAGCACCGACCTCTCCTGGAACGCATCGGCAGCAGCCTGTGCCATGCCAGTATCCTCCTGCCTACTTAAACCAATCCTCCTCCAAATTGATCCAAACAAAAAAATGACAATTGATAATTGGCCAATGATAATTGATAAATTCTTTGAGCGTGGACCATTTATGAATCCGGTGAGGCCATAAGTGATCAACCAGCGACTCCTCTTTGAACCATAGATCACATATCTCTTTGTATTTGCTTAACTTGTGGTCCATCGTGAAGGAGCCGCGCGCTCCGATTCTTCGATGATTTCAGGGGCGGCGAAGTCCTTTCTGGTTGTGCCGGGTTCCTTCTCGGCCCGATGATTCAGCTCCATGGCCTCGAGCCAAGGTTGGTGGTCCGGCTCATGCTCCGGTATGCGGGATTTGGCGAGATCTCATAGAGCCGCTTCAACCTTTCCGAGTATTCCCGTGGGATGCCCGGCTCCGACAGGCACTCTGCTCAGGGCTCTTTGAGATTGACAATCTTCACCGCCAAGACGCCAAGCGCGAAGACGCAAGCGATGTTTGAGCAGTAGTATCTTTAGATTTCCCGTTCGCTCTATGTTTCAAATAACTGCAAGTCACAATGGCGTGCCATGTGCGAGAAGTCCTCATCGGCCGTCAGCAGTTTTGCTTTGCTTTCAATCGCCATTGCGGCAATCAGGCAGTCCACAGCGGATGCGGAGATGCCTGACTGACGGCATGCATTAGAGATCATCGCTGCCGTAACATGATGAGCCTTTGATGCCGCAGCGATCGGGAAACCATCCAAAATGTCCAGCAACCGTGCGAAATCGTCCTGCGCGCGCACTCCCGATAGCACTTCCTGGAGAACAATTCCCGGAATGACCACAGGCTGGTCGTCTTCCACCAGGCGACGGAAGACCCGGACCACGGGCAACTCGGGACCAGGCTTCGTTCTCCTGCGAAAGGCCAGAGACAAAACCGAAGTATCGACGAGGATCACCGGGGTCTCCGCATCTTCTTATAGTCGTAAGCCGGATCCATGGTTATGGTGCCGAATGCTTCCAGGGCCTTGAACCGTTTCCGGCGTTGAATATATTCTCGCAGAGCCTCATTGACCGTTTCGCGTTTTGTAAGTTTGCCACCGATTTTCAGCGCGTCATCGAGCAGCTTTTCGTCGATCGCCAGATTGGTCGGCATTTGCAGCCTCCTTCCGTTACACAGAATGCTACACAACATCGGGCGTAGTCAACAACCTCACGGTTTGCGAGAAAACGACGCGCGGTCGCCAGATCCAAGAGGCTTCCTGATAGCGGCATTCCGATCCAGGCTTGGCAGCAAATCAAAAAGCCTTACAAGCGCCTGATGTCTCTGTTCCTGGATGGCTCGTTCCACGCGATTCTCTGCGGACGCGAAGGCGTAGTTATGGAGCAGGACGAAGATGGCGAAATGCGCGTCACCGGTACGAAGCTGAAAGCAGAAGGCGAGACGCCGCATGAACCTCACGTCCTCGGCCGCATGTGTCCCGAAAGGGATGAGAAGGGCGGATACATTATCAAGGCCTTCTTCGAGAAGGACCGGTCCGACATCCTGACCGGCAAAGAGTTCCTCTGGCCGACATACGACACCATTTCTCCGGTCGTTCGATACCTCTGCG
Encoded proteins:
- a CDS encoding nucleotidyl transferase AbiEii/AbiGii toxin family protein translates to MSVDIDLNYIGSKDREIMLSERPKVEQAVQAVCGRLGIQVKRAPSEHAGGKWLLTYMSAWGRPGTLELDINYLLRTPLWPPVLMDSHPIGSLRAKKVPLMDVHELAAGKLAALFDRSAPRDLFDACQLLREVQFEKARLRLAFVVYGGTSRRDWRNVSVDDVRADGNAVAQQLLPMLQSVQAPNRSDIRPWTQNLVLECRGLLSAILPQTSHETDFLTTLNDKGEIVSELLTEDPNLQAIIRSHPGLLWKAQNVREYIRRGSHD
- a CDS encoding four helix bundle protein, with the translated sequence MAQAAADAFQERSVLFAVRIIDLVTPLPKTTAGRHIAGQVLRSGTSPAPNYAEARGAESRADFVHELRIAVKELNETGIWLLIILKARMASETLVTGLANENRELARMLSASIRTAQARGSQRTDDK
- a CDS encoding PIN domain nuclease, encoding MILVDTSVLSLAFRRRTKPGPELPVVRVFRRLVEDDQPVVIPGIVLQEVLSGVRAQDDFARLLDILDGFPIAAASKAHHVTAAMISNACRQSGISASAVDCLIAAMAIESKAKLLTADEDFSHMARHCDLQLFET
- a CDS encoding type II toxin-antitoxin system VapB family antitoxin: MPTNLAIDEKLLDDALKIGGKLTKRETVNEALREYIQRRKRFKALEAFGTITMDPAYDYKKMRRPR